TGTTCTCCCGCCTTCTCGATTTTCATTTCTGGGTCAATTCACAGGGGGGCACGCAACAGATAAGCGAAATTTTAGCCGATCGAATTGGGCGAAAAAATATTCACCTGGAACAACCCGTGGCCTCTATTTCCCAATCTGATGAAAGCGGCTTGGTTACAGTTAAAACTCTGTCGGCGAAGATTTTCAGGTAATTTAAGTTAtataaaatcattaaaatattacaTTCACCGACAAAATATTCATCCTTAAAATGATAGGGCAAAGCATGTGATTGTCAGTATTCCTCCCAATTGCATAACCCACATACAGTTTTCACCTCCGCTCTCGGAGGATCGAAGGCTTCTAATGGAAAATATGCCAGTAGGGCATCTAACAAAATTCGTCATTACGTACGACAAGGTTTGTCAAGTATAGTAAATCTTGGGAAATCACGcataaaatacatttaaaattaatttcaaaagaCATACTGGCGTGAAAAGGGCTTTTCCGGTGAGGTCGTGAGTAACGGCGGAGGACCTTTGTTAGGGTGCTCCACGGGCCCACTTAGCATCGTTTATGATGCTACCAATGATAAAAACATACCTGCTCTCGTAGGATTTATAGCCGGAAGGCCAGGAGTTGAATGGCACCGTCAAACGGTATGACCAATGTTCAATTTGTACATCTTTTTCGAAATAACACAACGTGTTctacaattaaaatgtgaatTTAGGCAGCGGAACGTCGTTCGGCAGTTCTGAATAGTCTTTCCGATTGTTTTGGACCATGGGCGTTGCAACCGACGAGCTTCACTGAGAAAATATGGGCCGATGAAGAATACAACGGAGGTTGTCCAGTCTCTTTCGGCGTTCCTGGAATCATGTTCACATTCGGTATTCTCCGTCGTCCGCATGGTCGAATTCACTGGTGCGGGACTGAAACATCTACACACTGGGCTGGATATTTAAGTGGAGCGGTGCAGTCTGGAAGACGTGCAGCTTCCGAAGTGATGAAACTTAGAGGTAAGAACGTCATCGAATTGGAGAAGCTAGCCTTTCGAAAACCATATGCAGACCAAAGTCCACCATATTCTTTACCCAATTTATTGACTCCTGTGATTGTTGTATTTGCCATCGCTACAGCTTTCATCGCTGTTTATTTCCTATAATTtctagtttttctttccaaaattTGCAGGAAAAGTGAATTAGATGGAAATGTGTTATTCAAAACTATTATTTTACTGATcatatacatttatttacaaATCAGAACCTCCTGTGATTTTATTTAGTGGTTGAGATGGCATATTACTTTCGATAGCTGGTGCAACTTCACctattaaaaaagagaaaaatttgtcatgttgtaaaaaataaagctgAATATAAAATAAGTGGTACCATACCTAAGGGGGAGTTAGTAGCAAACAGGATACTCAAATTAGCTAGGTttggatttgttttctctaAAAATCGGATCCAAGAAAGAAGGGAATCTTTTGAGCATGTCC
This DNA window, taken from Daphnia pulex isolate KAP4 chromosome 2, ASM2113471v1, encodes the following:
- the LOC124188650 gene encoding probable flavin-containing monoamine oxidase A; this translates as MEERKSPNKAKEEFDVIVIGCGLSGLTAAYEIFKLDPNIKLCLLEAKDRLGGRTLTNEIDIGEGQKASFDFGGQWVASSQPDILEILEELNIETYPQFIDGTKVMQVGHDNVIRTYKSDIPSLGSYWGIIELQLFIWKAERLAKEISIEDPYLWEKAQEYDAMTMETFVKNSARTQGVRDTIQAACRSVIGADLDRVSALFFLAYANSAGGVMKLLMATENGAQELRVKGGTQQISEILADRIGRKNIHLEQPVASISQSDESGLVTVKTLSAKIFRAKHVIVSIPPNCITHIQFSPPLSEDRRLLMENMPVGHLTKFVITYDKTYWREKGFSGEVVSNGGGPLLGCSTGPLSIVYDATNDKNIPALVGFIAGRPGVEWHRQTAAERRSAVLNSLSDCFGPWALQPTSFTEKIWADEEYNGGCPVSFGVPGIMFTFGILRRPHGRIHWCGTETSTHWAGYLSGAVQSGRRAASEVMKLRGKNVIELEKLAFRKPYADQSPPYSLPNLLTPVIVVFAIATAFIAVYFL